DNA sequence from the Terriglobales bacterium genome:
GGATTTGCGCACTGGCGCGCGAGTCGAAGATATCGCCGAAAAGGTCGGCTCCGTCGCCTGGGCCGCCGACAACAAGACTCTCTTCTACACAGTGGAAGACCAGGCCAAGCGTCACTACCGCCTGTACCGTCACCTGCTCGGGGCCGGCAAGCCGGACGATCTGGTGTACGAAGAAAAAGATGAGCGCTTCAACGTCGGAGCGTCGCGCACGCGCAGCCGCAAGTACATCCTGATGGAAGTCGGGAGCCACACCACGTCGGAGGCGCGCTTTCTTCCCGCAGGCCAGCCCACCGGCGAGTTCCAACTCATCAGCCCGCGCCGCCAGGATCATGAGTACTACCCCGAGGATCACGGCGATCAGTTCCTGATCCGCACCAATGACAAGGGCCGCAACTTTCGTTTGGTGACCGCGCCGATCAGCGATCCGGCTGAGAAGAACTGGAAAGAACTGGTGCCGCACCGGCTGTCAGTGATGTTGAGCAACATTGACGTGTTTAAGGATTTTTACGTCCGCGTGGAACGCGAGAACGCGTTGCCGCACCTGACCATCGTTGATTTCAAGTCCGGCGCCACGCACCGCATCGAGTTTCCGGAGCCGGTGTACTCCGCCTCGCCCAGCAACAATCGCGAGTACGACACCAGTCTCTACCGTTACGGCTACCAGTCCATGGTCACGCCGAGCTCCGTCTTCGACTACGACGTCGAGAAGCGCACCTCCCACCTGCTCAAGCAGATCGAAGTCCCCGGCTATGATCCGACGAAATACAAATCCGAGCGCCTGTGGGCCACCGCCAGGGACGGCACGCGAATTCCCATCTCCATCGTGTATCGCCGGGATTTCCGCAGCGACGGCACTCATCCCATGTTCCTCACCGGCTACGGTTCTTACGGCATATCCATTCCGGTGACCTTCAGTTCCAACGCTCTGCCGCTGCTGGACCGAGGTTTCTCCTATGCCATCGCCCACATTCGCGGCGGCGGCGACATGGGCAAGCCGTGGCACGATGCGGGAAGGATGTTTAACAAGAAAAATACGTTCACCGATTTCATCGACTCCGCTGAATTCCTGATCGCGAACAAGTACACGACCAAGGAACACCTGGTCGTGCAGGGCGGCAGCGCCGGCGGCCTGCTGATGGGCGCAGTTGCCAACATGCGTCCCGAGCTGTTCCGCGTCGTGATCGCGAAGGTGCCCTTCGTGGACGTGGTGAACACCATGCTCGACGCATCGCTGCCACTCACGGTCGGTGAATACGAGGAGTGGGGAAACCCGAACAAGCCGAATGAGTACAAGTACATCCGCAGCTACTCGCCCTACGACAACCTGGAGAAGAAGGCCTATCCGGCCATGCTGGTGAAGACTTCCTTCAACGACAGCCAGGTCTTCTACCACGAGCCGGCGAAGTACGTTGCCAAACTGCGCACGCTGAAGACCGACAACAACCCGCTCGTGTTCAAAACCAACATGGCGGCGGGCCATGGCGGATCTTCCGGGCGCTACGATTACCTGAAGGAAATTGCCTTCGACTACGCGTTCATCCTGTCGCAACTGGGAATCGAAAAACCCGACAGCAAGCGGGCGGCTCAATAGAAAACACGGCCACAGACCGACACTGATCGACACGGATCGGAACTGACGAACATGTCTCTTCCGCCGTGTTTATCGGTGTAAACCTGTGGCTGACGTCTTTTCCACTACGCTGCGCGCGTCCCGCGATCCTCGCGCACCATCTGTTTCAGCTGCAGCGCGTTTCTGGCCGCAAAGGCTGCCTGGTCGTTATCGAAGTAAACGTAGATGTCCTTGAGCCGCTCTCCCCATCGCTCGATCTTACGAGCCCACTCACGCAGCGTCTCCTGTGAATAGCTGCCCTGGTACGGGCCGCCGGGACCATGCAGGCGTATGTAGGTGAAGTCGGCGGTGATCGGCGCCGGGGAATGGAACCCGTTCAATTCATACATGCAGAACGCCGCGTTATGCCGCCGCAGGATGTCGTAGATTGCGTCCTTGTGCCAGCTGCGCTCCCGAAACTCGAATGCGTACTGGTGCCGCTGCGGCAGCGCCGCCAGGAATTCTTCCAGCCGCTCCGCATTCACCATCCACTTCGGCGGCAACTGGAACAGGATCGGTCCCAACTTATCTTTCAGTTCTGCGGCGCGCTTCAGAATGTTGTCGAGCGCATTCTGCGGGTCTTTCAGCTTCTTCATGTGAGTGATGAACCGGCTCGCCTTCACCGCAAAGCGGAAGCCGGGCGGGGCGGACTGCCGCCATAAGCGGAATGTTTCCGCGCTCGGGAGCTTATAGAAGCTGTTGTTGATTTCCACCGTATCGAAGTATCTCAGATACACCTGCAGCATCTGGGACGGCGCCGTTCTGTCCTCGTAGAAGGGCCCGCACCAATGCTTGTAGTGCCATCCCGAGGTGCCGATGCGGACGCGTGCCCGGTTCACGGCAGTCTCCTCAACACGTCTTTCGCGATCTGCTCCTGATTGGCTTTGATCATGGATCATGCTCGGTTGCCTGACAAAGGGATGGCGCTTGCAACTGCGCTGTTGTCCATTCCCGTGTCGCTGCCGCTGGCTCGCCGTTCACAACGACGATTTGCACAGGGCAACCAAGGTGCGCTGAGATTGTTCTCACTTCAGAACGATTTATGAATGAGGGGGCGGACTATGGCCAGGAAATTCTGGAGTGGATTTGGGACTGGAGCGGCAGCCGGCGCGGGCGCAGGCATCGGCATGTTCTTGTTAATCAAACAAATTGCAGGCTCGCGGAAACGCGTTTTGCGGGTGGAAAAGAGCATCCAGGTCGGGAGGTCACTACCGGAGGTTTTCGACGCGTGGGCGAACCTGGAAACGCTGCCGCAGATTTCGGATTATGTCCAGAACATCCGCAAAAGCGGCAGCCTCTCGCACTGGCGGGTACGTCTGGACGGCAAAACCGTGGAGTGGGACGCGAAAATCGAGCAGTTCATTCCGAACCAGGCAATCGGCTGGAAGTCGATTCATGGCCCGAAGCATACCGGGCGCATCACTTTCTCGCCGCTGGGCAACGATACCTTAGTGCAAGTCACCATGAATTACGCGCCACCGTCGCGGGTGTTAAAGCCTTTCGTCGAGAATACTGGCGGGCTCATTGAGCGCTACATCGAACAAGTGCTGCGCGATTTCAAGTCCGCGCTCGAGGGTAAAGGCCAGGAAGGACGAAAGCCGGCGGTACGCAGCGGCGACATCGGGCCAGGCTTCGAGATGACACAGACCGATCTCGCGCGTGCGACCGGGACGTTTGGCAACACCAGCGCTG
Encoded proteins:
- a CDS encoding S9 family peptidase, whose translation is MNAVFFFFLILMTASLTSTPALAADKTEPAKPPVARVIPKDVTVHGDSRIDNYFWLREKQNPEVAAYLEAENAYASAVMHGTEGLQDSLYKEMLGHIKQTDVQVPYREGPYWYYSRTEEGKQYPIFCRKSGSLEAPEQVILDVNELAQGEKFMAVGVQVVSDDANLLAYSTDNTGFRQYKLQVKDLRTGARVEDIAEKVGSVAWAADNKTLFYTVEDQAKRHYRLYRHLLGAGKPDDLVYEEKDERFNVGASRTRSRKYILMEVGSHTTSEARFLPAGQPTGEFQLISPRRQDHEYYPEDHGDQFLIRTNDKGRNFRLVTAPISDPAEKNWKELVPHRLSVMLSNIDVFKDFYVRVERENALPHLTIVDFKSGATHRIEFPEPVYSASPSNNREYDTSLYRYGYQSMVTPSSVFDYDVEKRTSHLLKQIEVPGYDPTKYKSERLWATARDGTRIPISIVYRRDFRSDGTHPMFLTGYGSYGISIPVTFSSNALPLLDRGFSYAIAHIRGGGDMGKPWHDAGRMFNKKNTFTDFIDSAEFLIANKYTTKEHLVVQGGSAGGLLMGAVANMRPELFRVVIAKVPFVDVVNTMLDASLPLTVGEYEEWGNPNKPNEYKYIRSYSPYDNLEKKAYPAMLVKTSFNDSQVFYHEPAKYVAKLRTLKTDNNPLVFKTNMAAGHGGSSGRYDYLKEIAFDYAFILSQLGIEKPDSKRAAQ
- a CDS encoding SRPBCC family protein — its product is MFLLIKQIAGSRKRVLRVEKSIQVGRSLPEVFDAWANLETLPQISDYVQNIRKSGSLSHWRVRLDGKTVEWDAKIEQFIPNQAIGWKSIHGPKHTGRITFSPLGNDTLVQVTMNYAPPSRVLKPFVENTGGLIERYIEQVLRDFKSALEGKGQEGRKPAVRSGDIGPGFEMTQTDLARATGTFGNTSAAGGKASPKPLSPDEVSERFGSPSNPVDYSSPPESKR
- a CDS encoding DUF72 domain-containing protein, which produces MNRARVRIGTSGWHYKHWCGPFYEDRTAPSQMLQVYLRYFDTVEINNSFYKLPSAETFRLWRQSAPPGFRFAVKASRFITHMKKLKDPQNALDNILKRAAELKDKLGPILFQLPPKWMVNAERLEEFLAALPQRHQYAFEFRERSWHKDAIYDILRRHNAAFCMYELNGFHSPAPITADFTYIRLHGPGGPYQGSYSQETLREWARKIERWGERLKDIYVYFDNDQAAFAARNALQLKQMVREDRGTRAA